A stretch of the Campylobacter sp. 19-13652 genome encodes the following:
- the exbD gene encoding TonB system transport protein ExbD: MRLHRKDGLNVVPFIDIMLVLLAIVLSISTFIAQGKIKLDLPEASSATPQKDEKKIVIAVDKDNVIYIDEKPINNDELADKIAAINRDATIELKSDKESKFEYFVKIVDLLKANEHENFYIQTFIR; encoded by the coding sequence ATGAGACTACATAGAAAAGATGGGCTAAATGTAGTGCCCTTTATTGATATTATGCTTGTTTTGCTTGCCATTGTACTTAGCATATCGACTTTTATTGCGCAGGGCAAAATCAAGCTAGACCTACCAGAAGCCTCAAGCGCCACGCCTCAAAAAGATGAGAAAAAAATCGTAATCGCAGTGGATAAAGACAACGTCATTTACATAGATGAAAAGCCTATTAACAATGATGAGCTAGCTGATAAAATAGCCGCCATAAACCGCGACGCAACAATCGAGCTAAAAAGCGACAAAGAGAGTAAATTTGAATATTTTGTAAAAATTGTCGACCTATTAAAGGCAAACGAGCATGAAAACTTCTATATCCAAACCTTCATCAGATAA
- a CDS encoding TonB-dependent receptor domain-containing protein, whose product MYIEDTFRILNLSIRPGLRFEKSRLRSFGGDNALKDYDFKAITPAFGLDYKFGSSGVNVFANYARVFKAPDVGESLYASGNVRGNI is encoded by the coding sequence TTGTATATTGAGGATACTTTTAGAATTTTAAATTTAAGCATAAGACCTGGTTTACGCTTTGAAAAAAGTAGGCTAAGGAGCTTTGGAGGTGACAATGCACTAAAAGATTATGATTTTAAAGCAATTACTCCAGCTTTTGGGCTGGATTATAAATTTGGCAGTAGTGGCGTAAATGTCTTTGCTAATTATGCAAGAGTATTTAAAGCCCCAGATGTGGGTGAGTCACTATATGCTAGCGGAAACGTAAGGGGCAATATCTGA
- a CDS encoding energy transducer TonB, whose translation MKTSISKPSSDKFANYVGFMSACVLAGVSAFVLLYNNPFKIRISSAPAPLKISLKTFSKPIEKVVPIEPVAKPLPPKPPKPEQVKPKHKKEPKPIKHEPKPLREPKIAHEPKPKQEQIAPTPAPASSTPTPSAPTKQATRHLSMANSANDERFLRIIAAIKKHQHYPKQALKMRKTGIVEVSFILQKDGGVRGIKLLKSSGVNSLDEAALKSVQKASREFIPLDDEYKISLPISFKIL comes from the coding sequence ATGAAAACTTCTATATCCAAACCTTCATCAGATAAATTTGCAAACTACGTAGGCTTTATGAGTGCTTGTGTGCTAGCTGGGGTAAGCGCCTTTGTGCTACTTTATAACAATCCATTTAAAATTCGCATAAGCTCAGCACCAGCACCACTTAAAATAAGCTTAAAAACTTTCTCAAAACCCATAGAAAAAGTAGTCCCCATAGAGCCAGTTGCCAAACCTCTACCGCCAAAACCACCAAAGCCAGAGCAAGTAAAACCAAAACATAAAAAAGAACCAAAACCCATAAAACACGAGCCAAAGCCTCTACGCGAACCAAAAATAGCGCATGAGCCAAAACCAAAACAAGAGCAAATCGCCCCTACTCCAGCCCCTGCATCCAGCACGCCTACACCTAGCGCACCCACAAAGCAAGCTACGAGGCACCTTAGCATGGCAAATTCTGCAAATGATGAGAGATTTTTACGTATCATAGCAGCCATCAAAAAGCACCAACACTACCCAAAACAGGCGCTTAAAATGAGAAAAACAGGGATCGTTGAAGTTAGTTTCATCCTGCAAAAAGATGGCGGAGTGAGGGGTATAAAGCTGCTTAAAAGCTCAGGCGTAAACTCACTTGATGAAGCTGCACTTAAAAGCGTGCAAAAAGCCAGCCGAGAGTTTATCCCACTTGACGATGAATACAAAATCAGCCTACCAATATCCTTTAAAATTCTTTAA
- the exbB gene encoding TonB-system energizer ExbB, with the protein MEFLKENVDFIIIAILGFMAFLVVWFSVERALFYARVDISKFSHEEILEESLSKNLTALYIIYSNAPYIGLLGTVAGIMITFYDMGMAGGIDTKSIILGLSLALKATALGLLVAIPTLMLYNIFLRRCDVLINRFKAMQK; encoded by the coding sequence ATGGAGTTTTTAAAAGAAAATGTAGACTTTATTATCATTGCGATACTCGGCTTTATGGCGTTTTTAGTCGTATGGTTTAGCGTAGAAAGAGCACTATTTTACGCAAGGGTTGACATTAGCAAGTTTAGCCATGAGGAGATACTTGAAGAAAGCCTTAGTAAGAATTTAACCGCCCTTTACATCATCTATTCAAATGCTCCATACATAGGACTTTTAGGCACAGTAGCTGGCATAATGATAACATTTTATGACATGGGTATGGCTGGTGGAATAGATACTAAAAGCATAATACTAGGACTATCCCTAGCCCTAAAAGCCACAGCGCTTGGACTACTTGTAGCAATACCAACGCTTATGCTTTATAATATCTTTTTAAGACGCTGCGACGTGCTAATAAATCGCTTTAAAGCTATGCAAAAATGA
- the nusA gene encoding transcription termination factor NusA has product MEKISDIIESIANEKGLDIESVKERVVRAVIGTARRIYGAQNVYDAVVDANTKNIKLFQKVEVVAPDDERLVSAPTSVISLQNAKKEDASAEVGDSLSYELSLDNLGRTAASALHKELEFHIQRLVEEKIFEKYNQMVGNIVFGSVVRVDGEENTYIEIEEIRAVLPRKYRIKGEKFKVGDVVKAVIRKVFADKAQGMRVELSRTSPKFLEALLAAEVPEIKDGLVIIHSSARIPGERAKVALMATTPNVDPVGATVGTKGVRINAVSKELNGENIDAIEYVSEPALFISRAMSPAIVSAVKINDQQATITIASEQKSKAIGKSGINIRLASMLTGYEIQIHEIGKVAPEDNNSNNDGLKGLKALFGEE; this is encoded by the coding sequence ATGGAAAAAATATCAGACATCATAGAGTCAATCGCAAACGAAAAAGGGCTAGACATAGAAAGCGTAAAAGAGCGAGTAGTACGTGCAGTCATAGGCACTGCTAGAAGAATTTATGGAGCACAAAATGTGTACGATGCGGTAGTTGACGCAAACACAAAAAACATAAAACTTTTTCAAAAAGTAGAGGTCGTAGCCCCTGATGATGAGAGGTTAGTAAGCGCCCCAACTAGCGTCATAAGCCTACAAAACGCAAAAAAAGAGGACGCTAGCGCAGAGGTGGGCGATAGTCTAAGCTATGAGCTAAGTCTTGATAACCTAGGCAGAACAGCAGCCAGTGCACTGCATAAGGAGCTTGAGTTTCACATTCAGCGCCTTGTGGAGGAGAAAATCTTTGAAAAATACAATCAGATGGTCGGAAATATTGTCTTTGGCTCAGTGGTAAGGGTAGATGGCGAGGAAAACACCTATATAGAAATAGAGGAAATCAGAGCCGTCCTGCCACGCAAATACCGAATAAAAGGTGAAAAATTCAAAGTAGGAGACGTGGTAAAAGCGGTAATTAGAAAGGTATTTGCAGATAAGGCTCAGGGCATGAGAGTGGAGCTTAGCCGTACTTCGCCAAAATTCCTAGAAGCCCTGCTAGCTGCTGAAGTCCCTGAGATAAAAGACGGCTTAGTAATAATTCACTCAAGCGCACGAATTCCAGGCGAGCGCGCCAAAGTAGCACTCATGGCAACTACGCCAAATGTCGATCCAGTAGGCGCAACAGTAGGCACAAAAGGCGTGCGTATAAACGCCGTAAGCAAGGAGCTAAACGGCGAAAACATAGACGCCATCGAATACGTGAGCGAGCCAGCGCTATTTATCTCTCGCGCAATGAGTCCAGCTATAGTAAGTGCTGTAAAAATCAACGACCAGCAAGCCACAATAACCATAGCAAGCGAACAAAAAAGCAAAGCCATCGGAAAAAGTGGCATAAATATCCGCCTAGCCAGCATGCTAACAGGCTATGAAATACAAATTCACGAAATAGGCAAGGTAGCGCCAGAGGATAACAATAGTAACAACGATGGGCTAAAAGGGCTAAAGGCGCTATTTGGCGAAGAGTGA